From the genome of Cervus elaphus chromosome 7, mCerEla1.1, whole genome shotgun sequence:
GGGTGGAATCCTGGTGCAGTGGTCAGAGTGAAagcggggtggggaggaagggatctGGCAAAGGCAAAGGATCTGGCAAGCTCTGCAGTCCAGAgctggggaagaggagggaggggcaggaagggggCATTTCCCAGAGGGGCATGGATTTGAGGACTGTTAGTTTTATAAGGCTGGGGCATCTTCATGTAGTGAAGGAGCCAGTGGAGAGTGAAGGGGGGAGGAAGCAGACTGGAGATGTAGGCGCTGGGTGGATGAGGGAGGAGTGGGTGGACACCCTTCCTGGCAGGATGTGAGAAAGAAGTGACTGGGCTGGCGATGCCCCTGAAGCTCTCAGAGGAGGAGAGCTGTGGGGGAGATGGCTGTGTGTCAGCTCAGCAGGCAGGCTGAGCATGAATGTGGGGCCCTCTGGAGCACAGGGATCTGAAATTAAGGCAAGTTCAGCTTGCAGAAACTCATCTGCAGCCTCACAATCCAGCTATGTAGGAAGACGCTCTTGGAATCTTCGCAGACTGAAGCTTTTAAGAAATTAAGTTGTATGTCATCACATATGGGGTGGGGCACACCACAGGCTCTTGCGGCTTCTAAGGGGGAAAGGTGTGACTCCCAACAGCCTTTCTTGGGCCTCAGGCCCTCGGGagaaggggcaggggcaggggcaggaagcTGGAATGAGAGGGGAGTTATAATTGGGGTCATGTGGATGTTGTTGGCAGCCTGAACTGCATGGAGTGGAGCCTCCTGCCCCCCGCCACAGAGGAGATGGAGACACAGACGTCTGTGGTGAAGGGCCGCTTCATGGGAGACCCCTCCCATGAGTACGAACACACGGAGCTGCAGAAGGTGAACGAGGGTGAGAAGGTCTTTGAAGAAGAAGTAGTGGTGAGTGAAGACGAGGAGGGCCTAAACGCAAGGGGCTGGGCCGGTGGGCACTGTGATGGCGGCAAGCACGGCCATCATCACAGCCACTGGGGCCCCGGGGCCTGGAGCGCTGGGTGTGCTCGGCCCTGGGCCTCCGTGCTGGCCCCCTCACTCCATCCTCGGGGCCCTGGGAAGCTGGTGCATTGCCTCCAGGGGGTGGAGTGGAGGAAACCTCTGTTAAGTCACCTGCCTGGGGTCACATCACTCCTGAGTGATGACAGGGTGGCAAGGGGATGGGCAGCTGACGGGAGAGCTGGGTTATGGGTCCAGGGCTGGGAAGAAGAGGTCTGTGCATTGCTCTGGGGTCAGGGGATGTGCACAGGTGCTTATATTTTTGTATCGATTTGTATTTTACTAGATAacacatttgggcttcccaggtggcactagtggtgaagaacatgcctgccagtgcaggggacataagagacgtgggttcgatccctgggttgggaagatcctctggagaagggcatggtaacccactcccatattcttgcctagagaatcccatagacagaggagcctggcgggctatagtccatgtggttacagggctacagtccatgtggttacaaagagtcgacaggactgaagagacttagcatacacacatgcagaTGATACATTCACTTGAAACTGTTAGCAGTGATTACTTTTAAGAGGTGGGATTAtgagtgattttaattttcttaggtatattataaaatatctccATATTACCCAGATATTCTACAGTAAGCATGACaacttttatgtatttaaaacagcaaaataaGCAACATTAAAATATGGGACTGCATGGTTGGAAAATAACCCAATTTCTGAAACTAGACAAACCTGTGATTCAAAATCCAACCTTTGCACTTGAACCTGGGTGAGGCCAAATGTCTAGGTCTAGGTCGGTGATGCTTCAGCTGCAACCCCTGCCTGCCGGACAAACTCAACATACTCTCAGTTTTCTCTTTGGTAGAATTGAGACTTGTGCAGGTTAAATGaggtgccctttttttttttttttttggcctcgccACAAgggttgtgggatcttagttccctaaccagggattgaacccacgtcccctgcatcgggagtgcagaatcttaaccactagatgccagggaattcccaaggtgATGTACTTAAAGCACCCAGCCTAGATACTTACTAGTTTCCATCTCCTTCCTTGTAAACAATTCCAATCAGCAGCCCACGGGAAATAAGTGGCTGAGTTGCTCTGGGGTCTCCCAGTGACCTTTTCCCCGTCAAGTGCTGTTTTCTCCCAAACATCTCTATGAAGTCCTTTTGTTTGGGTTGGGGTTGCCCTTGATATTGATTCTAACCAAATTTCATCTGTGTAAACATGTTACAGTATGGGGTGATACTTGAGAAATGATGTTAAgtcaaagagcaggacaagaaACTATATAAACTGTAACTCTAATTTTCCTTTGAATATAgcatagaaaaaaaatagaagggatTATACCAATATGTTATTGGCGATTACCTTCAGGAGGTGGGATTATGAATGGCTTTAATTTTCTTAGGTATATTATAAAATACTTCTATATCACCCAGATATTCTACAGTCAGCATgatagcttttatattttaaaaaggcaaaataagcAACATTAAAATATGATGACAGAATGGTTTGTTTCTGGACTGGTATATTAAACACTGTTAATGGTGTCTGCTCCCAGTGAGGGCAACTGAGGGACCAGGAATGAGGTGAGACATtgctttttatgatttttttttttaagttttaaatactGTACTCACCACCAGTATGTATTACCAATTTAAGAAaggacaggagggaggggaggcagggaaaGACTTCACTCATGGTGAATTTCCATGCATCTGGCATCTCTGCATGATGACCCAGTTCAGATGGACATGCAGAGGGCCCTTGCACCAGGCGTGACTGACTGGGCACAGCACCCCAGCGGGATAACTTGTCTCCTGTCTCCTTAGGTCCAGATCAAGGAAGAGAAGCGCTTGGTGTCTGTTATTGACCAGATCGACAAGGCTGTGGCTGTCATTCCCCGAGGCGCCCTCTTTAAGACCCCTTTTGGACCTATCAATGTCAATCGGACCTTTGAAGGTAAGTTCTCTTCCTGAGCACAGTCAGACACATGTCTGGGAGTCCAGGGGAACCTACCTGTTTCCTCAGAGAAGGAATAACTGTGGCCACATCACTTGGGAGGACCTGCCGAATGGCCAGTTACTGGACCCTGACTCTTCTATGCCTGAGGCTGAGCGCACCTGGCCACCTGAGTTCGGGGCTGTGTGTGGGGCTGGGCCCCCCACCTTTTCCCATGCTCCTCCTCTGTAGTCTGCTGCGGGGTCCAAGCCGAGTTCTGGCTGAGAGAACTCTGGTCCCTGTTTGCCCTTCAGTTCCCCATCAGTAGCTGACTGAATCCTCTGCAAGCCCCTCCATGTGGTCTCCAATCAGAGACAAAGGGGCTGTGGGGCTTGGGGATGACCATCCCTTCCTACCTGCCGCCCCTTTGTAGGACTGTCCTTGTCCGAAGCCAAGAAGCTGAGTTCTTACTTCCACTTCAGGGAGCCTGTTGAGCTGAAGAACAAGACATTGCTGGAGAAGGCTGAGCTCGATCCGTCCCTAGACTTCATGGACTCCTTGGAGCACGACATCCCCAAAGGTAACAGCCTGTTACTTGGAGGACATTGGATACACCCCCAGGTCAGAACAGTGGGCCATGCCACTTGCCATTCCCTCTTAAGAGTGGGACCCACAGCCTGGGTGGGAACTGGGAGTTCAATATGGGGCCTTGAGTAGGGGGCTCCTCCAGGGCCCAATACAGGGCTCAGCTCCTAGTAGAAAGTTGGTAAATGTTTGCAGACAAAAGGATTGTCTTCCAGGTGCTTCCACAGACAGACGTCTCTCTTGATTTTCATATCAATCTTGAATGAAGGCAAGTTGGGAACTTCCCCCCACCAAAACATCCCTGAAAATACtagccatatatatacatcttcAGGGTTGGTTTTGGGGTTAGAtccagtgcttggcacacagctgGTGCTCAGGGAGTAGATGCTGACTGACCTGAAGAGGACCACCTgctaaggaaatgaattctgtaTGTCTGTCTCCTGCTAAATGTGCTTTTAAATCCTAAAACATACAACTTCAGAGGCCTTCTTGTGCTTCAGGGCCCACCTGGCCTAGGCACACAGCCGGCAGTTGGTGGGGGTCAGAGACCCCTGGGCAGTTTCCTCCCTGGGCTCCACCAGTAGAGAAGAGCATGTCCTCGGAAGATGCTCTTGCTGGGCTCTGCATCCCAGGACAGGTGCCAGGCTCTGGGCATTCAGGGGCCACACCCAAGGCCCTGCATCAGCACCCCTGCTTTTTTCCTCCCCATGCTTGGTGTTCTGAGAGCTGGGGGGATCTGTTGTTGATGACGGCAAAGTCAACGATACTAGGAACTACTTAAAAAGGCAACGACACTGCttattgtgtgccaggcactgtacccACTCTTTCCCatgcctcattttttttcttaattcattttaatctttACTGCTGATCTGTGAGTTAGGTACTATtatatcattatccccattttacagatgaaaaaatagaggctcagagagttaAATCCAAGGACACAATATGTGTTAAAGCATTAGACTCCAAGGGTCTCGCCTTAACCGTGGTATCAAGTAGATGGTGTTTTCAGTGGACAGTGGAAATTGCAGGACAGTAGTCACCCTCATCACCAGGGGGAAACAGTTCTGAGGAGCCATGAGCAACCCAACTGGGCTGGAACTTAGGGTAGGGGTGGGACGGCAGTGGTGGTTAAACACAAGGGCTCTGGAACCAGAAAGCCTGTGTTGGAATCCTGAATCTGCTGTGTAATACCTGGTCACCTCAGACAAGTCCCTCAATTTCCTTGtgcctcaatttttaaaaggggaaaattGATATTTTCTACCTCATTGGgttgttatgaaaattaaataataacacATATACAAAACATTTATGATAGTGTTTAAGACATTCAGGACTTAAGTAAAAATCAATAAGTATTACTGATACTGTTTTCAGTAGCAAAAAGGCCTTAGAGGGGGGTTGTGCAGGCTAGGGAGGGCCTAGAGGGCCTAGAGGGCCAAAGGGTAGgagggtttagttgctcagctgtgtccgactgtttgtgaccctatagactgtggcctgccaggctcctctgtccatgggatttcccaggcaaggatactggagtgggttgccatttccttctccagggtatcttcctgacccagggatcgaactcacatctcctgcattgcagggagattctttaccactgaaccacctgggaagccctaggagtAGGCCAAGGCAGTAGGAGCTGCTGGTGGCTTGTAGGCAGATCTGTAATAACAAGGCAGTGGTGCATGAATGGATGCAGCAGGGCAAGCCAGGGCTCTGGAGGCCGTTTTGGGGCTACTTCAGTGCCCCAGGGGCTGGGCCATGGGTGGCTAAGGGCTGCCAGCAAAGAGTGGCTATGCTGGCCTCCACCACACGGGGGCACCAGAGTCAAGCCTCCCTGAGAATAGACTGGGGGTCCCGGACCTGGCAGGGAGATGGTTATGGAGGATGAGAATTTCTTAACCATCAGACACACTTTCCAGATTTCCATTACCTCCTCCAACTCTGTGCTCCCCACCTGACTAGGGGCTGGAGGGGACTGCACATCCCTGGTTGGTAAAAGGAGTTAGGAACACTGTGGTGGTGGGACCCAGTGCCAGGGCCCAAGTGGCCGACTGAGAAAAGTCCTCTTGGCGCCCCTAATCTGGGGGCAGTAGCCCCTCCCTGATTCAGAGTGTGGCTGGAAAGCTCTGCCCAGTGCGGACTTCTCAGCCGTGGCAGCAGGGAACCCAGGGCCAGCAGATGAGGCTCTCCGTTCAGAGCGCTGGGTGACTGGGGAGGGCGGGGGGTGACCCAAGAAGGCCTCCCCCCCCAGCCCCGGAGCCTAGACTTCTTGCACTAACAGTGGGCCTCAGGGCTGAGAGGTCAACCGATGATTCGACACCCCCGTCCCTCCCAGAACGCTGCCTTGTCCTTAGTGCTGGAGCCTTAGGAGTGAAGGGCTCCTGGTGTCTCCTGCGCGGGGCAGGGGGGGGGGCCGGAGGGGAGAGATTCTCCTGGCCTGACTTTGGGAAACTCCACAGTTCTGGGCCTCCAGCTCTCCTCCTCCCAGAGCCACCACTAGTAAGCCTGCAGGAAGTCTGGCTGGGTTTTACTCAGGATGGTTTGGTGGGGCCTGCAGTGTGGCGGTGAAAGTGTGGCTGGCGGGGGGAGAGCAGACACTCTGACCCTGCTCCCAGACTCCCTGCCAGATCTGCCCCTGAAAGAGCAGGAGCTGCTGGCAGGCTGCCCCACCAGGCAGACAGCAGCCGGAATGGCCAGGCCGCTAAGTGAAGCAAAGTCCCAACAGAGTTCCCTGGGGCACCAGCACTGGCGGGAAGGATGGGATCTAGGAGCTGTTTCCTGCCCAGGTAGGATCAGCTTCCTTTCTGGGTCTGAGGCAACTGTTGAGGGGAACCCTGTGTTACCTGTGAGCAGGAATGGGTCAGGCAGTCCCTGGGACTCCTGCTCTCTGTGGCCACGTGGGTTGGCCAGGCGTTCAGCAGCTGGTCCCTGGATCACCCTCGGCTGGAGAGAGGATGGAGGGATGTTGCCTGGAGCCACTTGTGACCTCCCAAGACGTCCCAGTGTGCCGTGAGGTCTGTGGAGTTCTGTGGGAGTAGGGCTTTGGTGAAAGAAGCATCCTTCAGGCAGACACAGGGCAACAGCCAAGAGTTCACTGAGCTTGGGCTGTTGCTAGGTGAGACTCGGAGAACTAAGTCAGGATGCCAGAATTCTGGGCAGTACTCTGCTGTTCAATGCTCCTTAACCTTCTATGCTGTCAGCAAACAGTCACTGAGCAGCTAGTATGTCCCAGGGACTGGAGATGCTGCTGAGAACAAGGCACCATCCGTGCCTCACAGGCATTTGGGAAGATCAAACAAAACAGAGGATGGGAAGTGGCAATATAAAACAGCAAGTGCTGCACAGGTGTCCTGGGAAGCAGAGCACACGGGTGGAGGGCAGAGTGACTCTCTGCTCAGGGACTGCCCGATACAAAGCAGCGAGGGCTCCAGCACAATGCC
Proteins encoded in this window:
- the RSPH9 gene encoding radial spoke head protein 9 homolog isoform X1; amino-acid sequence: MDAESLLLSLELASGSGQGLSPDRRASLLTSLMLVKRDYRFDRVLFWGRILGLVADYYIAQGLSEDQLAPRKTLYSLNCMEWSLLPPATEEMETQTSVVKGRFMGDPSHEYEHTELQKVNEGEKVFEEEVVVQIKEEKRLVSVIDQIDKAVAVIPRGALFKTPFGPINVNRTFEGLSLSEAKKLSSYFHFREPVELKNKTLLEKAELDPSLDFMDSLEHDIPKVPGDCGCGLLEQRGTPQMLLRGLARGADRGYLPGVCVLTRSCIRCTGNTLFCHTPSPVTPGPSVFWNE
- the RSPH9 gene encoding radial spoke head protein 9 homolog isoform X2 is translated as MDAESLLLSLELASGSGQGLSPDRRASLLTSLMLVKRDYRFDRVLFWGRILGLVADYYIAQGLSEDQLAPRKTLYSLNCMEWSLLPPATEEMETQTSVVKGRFMGDPSHEYEHTELQKVNEGEKVFEEEVVVQIKEEKRLVSVIDQIDKAVAVIPRGALFKTPFGPINVNRTFEGLSLSEAKKLSSYFHFREPVELKNKTLLEKAELDPSLDFMDSLEHDIPKGSWSVQMERGNALVVLRSLLWPGLTFYHAPRTKNYGYIYVGTGEKNLDLPFML
- the RSPH9 gene encoding radial spoke head protein 9 homolog isoform X4 — encoded protein: MDAESLLLSLELASGSGQGLSPDRRASLLTSLMLVKRDYRFDRVLFWGRILGLVADYYIAQGLSEDQLAPRKTLYSLNCMEWSLLPPATEEMETQTSVVKGRFMGDPSHEYEHTELQKVNEGEKVFEEEVVVQIKEEKRLVSVIDQIDKAVAVIPRGALFKTPFGPINVNRTFEGLSLSEAKKLSSYFHFREPVELKNKTLLEKAELDPSLDFMDSLEHDIPKGVP
- the RSPH9 gene encoding radial spoke head protein 9 homolog isoform X3 gives rise to the protein MDAESLLLSLELASGSGQGLSPDRRASLLTSLMLVKRDYRFDRVLFWGRILGLVADYYIAQGLSEDQLAPRKTLYSLNCMEWSLLPPATEEMETQTSVVKGRFMGDPSHEYEHTELQKVNEGEKVFEEEVVVQIKEEKRLVSVIDQIDKAVAVIPRGALFKTPFGPINVNRTFEGLSLSEAKKLSSYFHFREPVELKNKTLLEKAELDPSLDFMDSLEHDIPKGNSLLLGGHWIHPQVCPD